One Bdellovibrio bacteriovorus str. Tiberius DNA segment encodes these proteins:
- a CDS encoding DUF1338 domain-containing protein — MMNLDTLLQKMWVDYCQLNPAAKRIYDIFTSEGETVLNDHIALRTFNHPRLGIESLAKHFKKLGYVEKGEYTFVEKKLYAKHYEHPNMDNPKIFISELELEKVSPFVRETVNQLVAQVPESVIESETFAMAGRPWKVNWETYAKLAEESEYASWVAAYGFRPNHFTVNVNKLNKFNDLPTLNKFVQDKGYTLNKSGGEIKGTKADYLEQSSTMASEIPVSFDDGSTHNIPGCYYEFAKRYALDNGQLYQGFVAKSADKIFESTNKQK; from the coding sequence ATGATGAATCTGGACACTCTGTTGCAAAAGATGTGGGTGGATTACTGCCAACTGAATCCTGCGGCAAAACGCATTTACGACATTTTCACCTCTGAAGGTGAAACCGTGCTGAATGACCATATTGCTCTTCGCACCTTCAACCACCCGCGCCTGGGGATTGAATCCCTGGCAAAGCACTTCAAAAAACTGGGTTACGTTGAAAAAGGCGAATACACGTTCGTGGAAAAAAAGCTTTACGCCAAACACTACGAACACCCGAACATGGACAATCCAAAGATCTTCATCAGCGAACTGGAGCTTGAAAAGGTGTCCCCTTTCGTCCGTGAAACTGTGAACCAACTGGTGGCACAGGTTCCGGAATCTGTGATTGAAAGCGAAACTTTCGCCATGGCGGGACGCCCTTGGAAAGTAAACTGGGAAACTTACGCAAAACTGGCGGAAGAATCCGAATACGCTTCCTGGGTAGCGGCTTACGGCTTCCGTCCAAATCACTTCACGGTGAACGTGAACAAACTGAACAAGTTCAACGATCTGCCGACTTTGAACAAGTTCGTTCAGGACAAAGGCTATACGCTGAACAAATCCGGCGGTGAAATCAAAGGGACCAAAGCGGACTATCTGGAGCAAAGCTCCACCATGGCTTCTGAAATTCCGGTGAGCTTCGACGACGGCAGCACCCACAATATTCCGGGCTGCTACTATGAGTTCGCAAAACGCTATGCGCTGGACAACGGCCAGCTGTATCAGGGCTTTGTCGCAAAATCTGCTGACAAGATCTTTGAAAGCACGAACAAACAGAAATAG
- a CDS encoding helix-turn-helix domain-containing protein: MTSFDVLAQNLAAQITELRKKRQLTQAALAKLAGVPRSTLTNMESGMGNPSLVNLAKVCAALQVSFEELLATPRSQTKLIRKDEIPANKKAKGNVTVYKLLPDPIPGMAIDRMELEVGARMGGIPHSSGTKEYLHCVQGQMTVVVSGESFELKPGDVLAFPGDSAHNYVNTGATKAIGLSVVTMTPRY; this comes from the coding sequence ATGACTTCTTTCGATGTATTGGCCCAGAACCTTGCCGCTCAAATCACTGAACTTCGTAAAAAACGTCAACTGACTCAGGCTGCCTTGGCGAAACTGGCCGGGGTGCCGCGATCCACACTGACCAATATGGAAAGCGGGATGGGCAATCCCTCGCTGGTGAATCTGGCCAAGGTTTGCGCGGCTTTGCAGGTTTCATTCGAAGAGCTGCTGGCAACGCCCAGATCCCAGACAAAGTTGATTCGCAAGGATGAAATCCCCGCCAATAAAAAAGCCAAAGGCAACGTCACTGTTTACAAACTTTTACCGGATCCCATTCCGGGGATGGCCATTGATCGCATGGAGCTTGAAGTGGGCGCTCGTATGGGTGGGATTCCGCATTCCAGCGGTACGAAAGAGTATTTGCACTGTGTGCAGGGGCAGATGACCGTGGTGGTCAGCGGGGAAAGTTTTGAGCTGAAGCCCGGAGATGTTTTGGCATTCCCGGGGGATTCAGCCCATAACTATGTTAACACGGGCGCTACAAAAGCCATCGGCCTGAGTGTCGTGACGATGACACCAAGGTATTAG
- a CDS encoding ChaN family lipoprotein yields the protein MKTFGLFLSSLLMLACAHAQTSGILRGNDLQPVDLAETVGPVTPGSIVVIGENHGFKEHQNQQVAIMQALRAKGLKVSVGMEFFTYTDQPAVDSYRQGLLSEADFLSQIKWGNPSYDYYRAQSVFPNLSEGSKTIALNAPRSLTGKVSKGGLQALTPDDLKLMPPQFTVGNDGYKRRFLSMMPHLPNPEAGERYFTSQSIWDDTMAWQAVEFMRSHPEQVLVIVVGDFHVQYGGGLPDRLRVRGAEFPVLTYSQVNTSGLTEDEIATEINPGTQDGPRADYLWLAPASPAAGQ from the coding sequence GTGAAGACTTTCGGCCTTTTTTTAAGTTCCCTGCTCATGTTGGCCTGCGCACATGCTCAAACTAGTGGCATTTTGCGTGGAAATGACCTCCAACCGGTCGATTTGGCCGAAACCGTCGGTCCAGTCACTCCGGGTTCTATCGTAGTTATCGGTGAAAATCACGGTTTCAAAGAACACCAAAACCAGCAAGTCGCTATTATGCAGGCGCTTCGGGCAAAAGGCTTGAAGGTCTCTGTCGGGATGGAATTTTTTACATATACTGATCAGCCGGCCGTGGACTCTTATCGTCAGGGGCTTTTGAGCGAAGCTGACTTCCTCTCTCAAATCAAATGGGGCAATCCCTCTTATGATTACTATCGCGCGCAAAGCGTGTTCCCGAACCTGTCAGAGGGTTCAAAGACGATCGCGTTGAATGCGCCGCGCTCTTTGACGGGCAAGGTTTCCAAAGGGGGCCTGCAGGCGCTGACTCCGGATGATCTGAAGTTGATGCCGCCTCAGTTTACGGTGGGTAATGATGGCTACAAACGCCGTTTCCTTTCCATGATGCCGCATTTGCCGAATCCGGAAGCGGGCGAGCGTTACTTTACGTCTCAGTCCATCTGGGATGACACGATGGCGTGGCAGGCGGTGGAATTCATGCGATCCCATCCCGAGCAGGTTCTGGTGATTGTGGTCGGGGATTTCCATGTGCAGTATGGGGGTGGTCTGCCGGATCGTTTGCGTGTGCGCGGGGCCGAGTTCCCAGTACTGACCTATTCTCAAGTGAATACCTCAGGTCTGACTGAGGACGAAATTGCGACTGAAATCAACCCAGGCACTCAGGACGGACCCCGTGCTGATTACCTGTGGTTGGCACCCGCCAGTCCAGCGGCAGGCCAGTAA
- a CDS encoding M14 family zinc carboxypeptidase: protein MTTLPEIQQIEKKIAQLGSTARAEILTHSQYEDLRFPIYKVSFGSQDPQAPVLGFVGGVHGLERIGAQVCVALMSSLAELSQWDESIQQTLEKVRIFFIPTVNPVGIYRKTRCNPQGVDLMRNAPIDADNPQFLLGGHRYSKKLPWYRGEEGAPMQLEAQALVDCVQQEIAQSKLAITLDLHSGFGLQDRLWFPYAKTVQPYPELHLCHALKDLLDRTYPHHFYRFEPQAQNYTTHGDLWDYLYDNHRARPGNGLYVPLCLEMGSWLWVKKNPWQIFSAEGPFNPLKGHRHKRTLRRHNTLMEFLIRAVNSPQAWATQNQEQVRQHDIRARELWYGNI, encoded by the coding sequence ATGACAACATTGCCTGAGATCCAGCAAATCGAAAAAAAAATCGCGCAACTGGGCTCCACCGCCCGGGCGGAGATTTTGACCCATAGTCAGTACGAAGACCTGCGCTTTCCAATTTACAAAGTTTCTTTTGGCAGTCAGGACCCGCAGGCTCCGGTGCTGGGTTTTGTCGGTGGAGTGCACGGACTTGAACGCATCGGTGCTCAAGTCTGTGTTGCTTTGATGAGCTCTTTGGCGGAGCTGTCCCAGTGGGACGAAAGCATTCAGCAGACCCTTGAAAAAGTCCGCATCTTTTTCATTCCGACGGTGAACCCGGTCGGGATCTATCGCAAAACCCGCTGCAATCCTCAGGGCGTGGATTTGATGCGCAATGCGCCCATCGATGCTGACAACCCACAGTTTTTGCTGGGCGGTCATCGCTACAGTAAAAAACTGCCTTGGTATCGCGGTGAAGAAGGCGCGCCGATGCAGCTTGAAGCGCAAGCTCTGGTGGACTGTGTCCAGCAGGAAATCGCGCAAAGCAAACTGGCGATAACTTTGGATCTGCATTCGGGTTTTGGTCTGCAGGACCGCCTGTGGTTCCCGTATGCCAAGACGGTGCAGCCTTATCCGGAACTGCATCTGTGTCACGCGCTGAAAGACCTTTTGGATCGCACGTATCCGCATCATTTTTATCGTTTTGAACCGCAAGCCCAGAACTACACCACGCACGGGGATTTGTGGGATTATCTGTACGACAATCACCGCGCCCGTCCTGGCAACGGCCTCTATGTGCCGCTGTGTCTGGAAATGGGTTCATGGCTTTGGGTGAAGAAAAATCCGTGGCAGATTTTCAGCGCGGAAGGTCCGTTCAATCCACTGAAAGGACATCGTCACAAACGCACACTGCGCCGTCATAACACGCTGATGGAGTTTTTAATCCGCGCGGTGAATTCGCCGCAAGCATGGGCAACGCAGAATCAGGAACAGGTCCGGCAGCATGACATCCGGGCCAGGGAGCTTTGGTATGGCAACATCTAG
- a CDS encoding ATP-binding protein codes for MRIQYSLFDTLLEPVFVLTADQKVVYCNETAAIVAGLSIRKITRGMKFNELFQFSEPIEALDNLIGVSDATPYKEVNFKALHAEEGKVQITLQPIFDSMGDKNWIVFVRDVTLEERLQKKYRAELEQKEGVISALEEAKVQLENYSKNLEQMVAERTRELSRLNQTMSALLDSLGQGFFIFNAEGKILDVSSKACEATVECKPDGQLIWDVLKLPENKVEGFKKWMQTLFMEMLPFEDLSCLGPETYPHTKERNIALEYHPLRSNEGTMEGVVVVASDITSLVEAQKQAEREKEHAKLIIHMIKSKREIHRFIQEAQGLLGEVRDEVSKDNGPYDTEELFRSLHTLKGGAALFSIKDVAEACHQAEGLLAELKQSWTHPAFIALRGKCFEVEEFFHKFLDQTKEILGSSNLPEERQIEVAISKLNHIARKVGSLPGGGAVAQELLLELAMEPVTGFIEPYSDVMLRVAEQTDKMVSPLKIHNGNLMVIPEIYSGLFSTFVHAFRNAVDHGIEMPDHRVDIGKPAEGQVDVTFSLNHNSQGSWLLVQIKDDGGGIDPARIREKLAGKGLDVSAETDQQIIQHIFDSQFSTREQVTDISGRGVGMDAIKVAAEELAGRVWVESTVGQGSTLFVEVPYITEFQKDKKLPSAA; via the coding sequence ATGAGAATCCAGTACTCCCTCTTCGACACCCTTTTAGAGCCCGTCTTTGTTCTGACCGCAGATCAAAAGGTTGTCTATTGCAATGAAACCGCCGCCATTGTGGCCGGCCTTTCCATCCGCAAGATCACAAGAGGCATGAAGTTCAATGAATTGTTCCAATTCAGCGAACCCATTGAAGCTCTGGACAATCTGATTGGTGTATCGGATGCGACTCCGTATAAAGAGGTTAATTTCAAAGCCCTTCACGCAGAAGAAGGAAAGGTGCAGATCACACTGCAGCCGATCTTTGATTCCATGGGTGACAAGAACTGGATTGTCTTTGTGCGTGACGTGACTTTGGAAGAACGTCTACAGAAGAAATACCGCGCTGAACTGGAACAAAAAGAAGGCGTCATTTCCGCCCTTGAAGAAGCCAAAGTTCAGCTTGAAAACTACAGTAAAAACCTGGAACAGATGGTGGCCGAGCGCACGCGCGAGTTGTCCCGTCTGAATCAAACCATGTCCGCCCTGCTGGACAGTCTGGGCCAGGGCTTCTTTATATTTAATGCTGAAGGAAAAATCCTGGATGTGTCCTCGAAGGCCTGTGAAGCCACGGTGGAATGCAAACCGGACGGTCAGCTGATCTGGGATGTGCTGAAACTTCCAGAAAACAAAGTTGAAGGCTTCAAAAAATGGATGCAGACCCTGTTCATGGAAATGCTGCCCTTTGAAGACCTGTCCTGCCTTGGACCTGAAACCTACCCGCACACCAAAGAGCGCAACATCGCCCTTGAATACCATCCCCTTCGCAGCAACGAAGGCACGATGGAAGGTGTTGTTGTTGTAGCTTCTGATATCACTTCGCTGGTCGAAGCTCAGAAACAAGCCGAACGCGAAAAAGAACACGCAAAATTGATCATCCACATGATCAAATCCAAACGTGAAATTCACCGCTTCATCCAGGAAGCTCAAGGCTTGCTGGGTGAGGTGCGTGATGAAGTCAGCAAGGACAACGGTCCTTACGACACCGAAGAGCTGTTCCGCAGCCTGCACACGCTCAAAGGCGGCGCCGCGCTGTTTTCGATCAAAGATGTTGCCGAAGCCTGCCATCAGGCCGAGGGACTGCTGGCCGAACTGAAACAGTCCTGGACTCACCCCGCCTTTATCGCCCTTCGTGGCAAATGCTTTGAAGTGGAAGAGTTCTTCCACAAGTTCCTGGATCAGACCAAAGAGATTCTGGGAAGCTCGAACCTGCCGGAAGAGCGTCAGATCGAAGTCGCTATCAGCAAACTAAACCACATCGCCCGCAAAGTGGGCTCACTGCCTGGAGGCGGTGCCGTGGCGCAGGAACTGTTGCTGGAACTTGCGATGGAGCCTGTCACTGGATTTATCGAGCCTTACAGTGATGTGATGCTGCGAGTGGCAGAACAAACAGACAAAATGGTTTCGCCACTGAAGATTCATAACGGAAACCTGATGGTCATTCCGGAAATTTACAGCGGTTTGTTCTCGACATTTGTGCATGCTTTCAGAAATGCTGTCGATCACGGTATCGAAATGCCGGATCACCGCGTGGATATCGGCAAACCTGCCGAAGGCCAGGTGGATGTTACTTTCAGTCTGAATCACAATTCCCAAGGGTCTTGGTTGCTGGTGCAAATCAAAGATGACGGCGGTGGTATTGACCCGGCCCGCATTCGCGAAAAGCTTGCCGGCAAGGGCTTGGATGTGTCCGCTGAAACCGATCAGCAGATCATTCAGCATATCTTCGACAGTCAGTTCTCGACCCGCGAACAAGTCACGGACATCTCGGGCCGAGGCGTGGGTATGGACGCCATCAAAGTCGCCGCTGAAGAGCTGGCCGGCCGCGTATGGGTTGAATCCACCGTAGGACAAGGCTCCACCCTGTTCGTCGAAGTCCCGTACATCACCGAATTCCAAAAAGACAAAAAACTCCCTTCCGCAGCCTAA
- a CDS encoding superoxide dismutase: MNFELPALPYAKDALIPHMSAETLEYHHGKHHKTYVDNLNKLVPGTEHEGKTLEQIIMTSSGGVFNNAAQIWNHTFFWNCLSPNGGGEPAGELAQAIVRDFGSIEKFKELFADASIKQFGSGWGWLVKNKEGKLEILSTSNAETPMTKGHTAILTCDVWEHAYYIDYRNSRPNFLAAFWKLVNWEFAAKNFKA, encoded by the coding sequence ATGAACTTCGAACTTCCAGCACTTCCCTACGCAAAAGACGCCCTGATTCCTCACATGTCCGCTGAGACATTGGAATACCACCACGGCAAACACCACAAAACGTACGTTGATAACCTGAACAAACTTGTTCCCGGCACTGAACACGAAGGCAAAACTTTAGAGCAAATCATTATGACAAGTTCTGGCGGCGTGTTTAACAACGCAGCTCAGATCTGGAACCACACGTTCTTCTGGAACTGCCTGTCCCCGAATGGCGGCGGCGAACCTGCCGGCGAGCTGGCGCAAGCCATCGTTCGCGATTTCGGTTCCATCGAAAAATTCAAAGAACTGTTTGCTGATGCCAGCATCAAACAATTCGGCTCGGGCTGGGGTTGGCTTGTAAAAAACAAAGAAGGCAAACTGGAAATTCTTAGCACCAGCAATGCTGAAACCCCAATGACCAAAGGTCATACGGCTATTTTGACTTGTGATGTGTGGGAACATGCTTACTATATCGACTATCGCAACAGCCGCCCGAATTTTCTGGCAGCGTTCTGGAAGCTGGTGAACTGGGAATTTGCCGCGAAGAACTTTAAGGCCTAA
- the rpmG gene encoding 50S ribosomal protein L33, with amino-acid sequence MAKKTGRIIVTLECTEARAEGKPVSRYTTTKNKTKTPSRLEKKKYNPNLKRHTVHRETK; translated from the coding sequence ATGGCTAAAAAGACAGGAAGAATCATCGTAACTCTTGAGTGCACTGAAGCTCGTGCTGAAGGCAAACCTGTTTCTCGTTACACTACTACAAAAAACAAAACTAAGACTCCAAGCCGTCTTGAGAAGAAGAAATACAATCCGAATCTTAAGCGCCACACTGTCCACAGAGAAACGAAGTAA
- a CDS encoding transposase translates to MSSRTYLAAMLLSVVVVSKSKAQSTSLKIPQAEGVSSIQQPQISSKPATVYGQIRMEGMQYLTPIPESPNLTYSQLLSARLSGLKETSWIDFAADISGGTFFTRGQSHFVVSEAYVASKKAPFRAFAGRKKHDWSEMDRRWQLGLWQPKFAIDTLRPEEQGLTGLFLDYNTNGWQIVGFASPLFIPSMGPDIREEGGGLVSDSRWYRAPSRDYDFNNNINTIQYQLDIPDAAKLTANGGAAMMGRLGNKERGPWVVVSGGYLPVNELILKRKNFKDVSEEQVDVTVSPDVTHHIIKSIDVGYTHGRMKASVSYLEDDPIEKRPDDPEWSIQKLEPIRAYSAAFDFSLADFLAKTLAFQVEYLKIEGGGITDIQSNGQPDDFTMFDDRLKFTNALSFRVEGQLASFFNRPFVTRFKYLYDYDQRGSLLNTEFLYYPSQKWAVVVGGDVLGVQDEKHDPSGFLNQYRANDRFYGGMTYVF, encoded by the coding sequence GTGAGTAGTAGGACCTATTTAGCCGCGATGCTTTTGAGCGTTGTGGTGGTTTCAAAGTCCAAGGCACAATCGACGAGCTTGAAAATTCCTCAAGCCGAAGGGGTGAGCTCTATCCAACAGCCGCAAATCTCGTCAAAACCGGCGACGGTGTACGGCCAGATCAGGATGGAGGGGATGCAGTATCTGACCCCGATTCCTGAATCTCCGAATTTGACATACAGCCAGCTTCTTTCCGCTCGTCTTTCCGGTCTTAAGGAAACTTCCTGGATCGACTTTGCCGCCGACATCTCTGGCGGGACCTTCTTCACCCGTGGACAATCTCACTTCGTTGTTTCTGAAGCTTATGTGGCTTCCAAGAAAGCGCCTTTCCGCGCCTTTGCCGGTCGCAAGAAGCACGACTGGAGTGAAATGGACCGCCGCTGGCAGCTGGGGCTGTGGCAGCCGAAGTTCGCTATCGACACCCTTCGTCCCGAAGAACAGGGGCTGACGGGATTGTTCCTGGATTATAACACCAACGGCTGGCAGATTGTGGGTTTTGCCTCACCTCTGTTCATTCCAAGCATGGGCCCTGATATTCGTGAAGAGGGTGGCGGACTGGTTTCAGACAGTCGCTGGTATCGTGCCCCTTCCAGGGACTATGACTTCAACAACAACATCAACACCATCCAGTATCAGCTCGACATCCCGGATGCAGCGAAGCTGACGGCCAATGGTGGTGCGGCGATGATGGGCCGACTGGGCAACAAAGAGCGTGGCCCGTGGGTGGTGGTCAGCGGTGGTTATCTGCCGGTGAATGAACTGATTCTGAAACGCAAAAACTTCAAAGACGTTTCTGAAGAACAAGTGGACGTGACGGTGTCTCCGGATGTTACTCATCACATCATCAAATCCATCGACGTGGGTTACACTCATGGCCGTATGAAGGCTTCTGTTTCTTATCTTGAGGACGATCCTATTGAAAAGCGCCCGGATGATCCCGAGTGGTCCATCCAGAAGCTGGAACCGATCCGTGCGTATTCTGCAGCGTTTGATTTTTCTTTGGCGGACTTCCTGGCAAAAACTTTGGCCTTCCAGGTCGAGTACCTGAAAATTGAAGGCGGCGGCATCACGGACATTCAGTCCAACGGCCAGCCGGATGACTTCACGATGTTTGATGATCGTTTGAAATTCACGAACGCACTTTCTTTCCGTGTTGAGGGGCAGCTGGCAAGCTTCTTCAATCGTCCGTTCGTGACCCGCTTCAAGTATTTGTATGATTATGATCAAAGAGGCTCGTTGCTGAACACCGAGTTCTTATATTACCCAAGCCAAAAGTGGGCCGTGGTCGTCGGAGGAGACGTTTTGGGCGTGCAGGATGAAAAGCACGATCCATCCGGATTCCTCAATCAATATCGCGCGAACGACCGTTTCTACGGGGGCATGACTTATGTTTTCTAA
- a CDS encoding alpha/beta fold hydrolase, translating to MATSRNWLLLRGLARGVGHWGSFSEKIQQHFPNDKFEFLDLPGNGSRHGETSPIKISEYVKDLRARCSYVQKGEPFQVLSVSLGAMITVEWMKEYPHEIRKATLVCTSSGGFSPFYRRFIAGNIPKGLKLIGREKDETFWEKTILGMITNSHERREEEIGAMMEYTKQHPMNPQNVIRQMLAASRYRFPDSAPGDIRLLGSHGDRLVSPTCTLKIAEKWGVRAEMHPWAGHDVPIDDPQWLLEHLL from the coding sequence ATGGCAACATCTAGAAACTGGCTATTGCTGCGCGGGCTGGCGCGCGGAGTGGGGCATTGGGGATCTTTCTCTGAAAAAATTCAGCAGCACTTCCCGAATGATAAATTCGAGTTTTTGGATCTGCCGGGCAATGGTTCCCGGCACGGTGAAACCAGTCCGATCAAAATTTCTGAATACGTCAAAGATCTGCGCGCACGTTGTTCTTATGTGCAAAAGGGCGAACCGTTTCAGGTGTTGTCGGTCTCTTTGGGGGCGATGATCACGGTGGAATGGATGAAGGAATACCCTCATGAAATCCGCAAGGCCACTTTGGTGTGCACAAGCTCTGGCGGTTTTTCTCCGTTTTATCGTCGCTTTATTGCCGGCAACATTCCCAAAGGTTTGAAGCTGATCGGTCGTGAAAAAGATGAAACCTTCTGGGAAAAAACGATTCTTGGAATGATCACCAACAGCCACGAACGGCGCGAAGAAGAAATCGGCGCGATGATGGAATATACGAAACAGCACCCGATGAACCCTCAGAACGTGATTCGTCAGATGCTGGCGGCGTCTCGTTATCGCTTCCCGGATTCAGCTCCAGGTGATATCCGCCTGCTGGGAAGTCACGGGGATCGTCTGGTTTCCCCAACCTGCACTTTGAAGATCGCAGAAAAGTGGGGCGTGCGCGCGGAAATGCACCCATGGGCGGGGCATGATGTACCCATTGACGACCCGCAATGGCTGCTGGAGCACTTGCTCTAA
- a CDS encoding response regulator, giving the protein MFPPETRILVIDDMPSIRDLVKNTLKAMGYKNLQEAEDGEAGLKILIQNNTPGTQIQLVISDWNMPKMKGLELLKQVRATAEFANLPFVLLTSESERDQVTEAVLAGVSQYIVKPFSAKIFEDKLKAAYSKHNK; this is encoded by the coding sequence ATGTTCCCCCCAGAGACCCGCATCCTAGTTATTGATGACATGCCCTCCATTCGTGATCTGGTGAAGAACACGTTAAAAGCCATGGGCTATAAAAACCTGCAGGAAGCTGAAGACGGGGAAGCCGGTCTTAAAATCCTTATTCAAAACAACACTCCGGGCACTCAGATTCAACTGGTGATTTCCGACTGGAACATGCCGAAAATGAAGGGTCTGGAACTTTTGAAGCAAGTCCGCGCCACGGCGGAGTTTGCGAATCTGCCATTCGTGCTTTTGACGTCAGAGTCTGAGCGTGATCAGGTCACCGAAGCGGTTCTTGCGGGTGTGTCCCAGTATATCGTGAAGCCATTCTCGGCAAAGATCTTTGAAGACAAATTGAAAGCTGCTTACAGCAAACACAACAAATAG
- the dcd gene encoding dCTP deaminase, producing the protein MILTDQQILDFMKEGSIKVEPFRRECLGTNSYDVHLGKTLAVYEDKVLDAKKHNKIRTFEIPEEGFVLMPDTLYLGVTFEYTETLKHVPFLEGKSSVGRLGIDIHATAGKGDVGFCNYWTLEISVKQPVRVYTGMPVGQLIYFEVKGDILTPYNVKPSAKYNDKQPIPVESMMWKNSF; encoded by the coding sequence ATGATTCTGACGGATCAGCAAATTCTGGATTTCATGAAGGAAGGCTCCATTAAAGTGGAACCTTTCCGCAGAGAGTGCCTGGGTACGAACTCTTATGATGTTCACCTGGGTAAAACTCTAGCTGTCTATGAAGACAAAGTGCTGGACGCCAAGAAGCATAACAAAATTCGTACCTTTGAAATTCCAGAAGAGGGTTTCGTGCTAATGCCGGATACTCTCTATTTGGGCGTTACTTTTGAGTACACTGAGACTCTGAAGCATGTCCCATTTTTGGAAGGCAAATCGAGCGTAGGCCGTCTCGGAATCGACATCCATGCCACTGCTGGCAAAGGAGACGTCGGTTTCTGCAACTATTGGACTCTGGAAATTTCCGTGAAACAGCCTGTGCGTGTTTACACTGGAATGCCGGTTGGTCAGTTGATATACTTTGAAGTGAAGGGTGACATTTTAACTCCTTATAATGTCAAACCATCAGCAAAATATAACGACAAACAACCAATCCCGGTAGAGTCCATGATGTGGAAAAATTCATTCTAA